A window of the Coturnix japonica isolate 7356 chromosome 12, Coturnix japonica 2.1, whole genome shotgun sequence genome harbors these coding sequences:
- the LOC107319867 gene encoding filamin-B-like — translation MSTQARGQGGRRAADPDGEMPATEKDLAEDAPWKKIQQNTFTRWCNEHLKCVNKSIGNLQHDLGDGLRLIALLEVLSQKRMYRKYHQRPTFSQMKLENVSVALEFLERERIKLVSIGEFF, via the coding sequence ATGAGCACGCAGGCGCGGGGCCAGGGAGGGCGCAGAGCGGCCGATCCCGACGGAGAGATGCCGGCCACCGAGAAGGACCTGGCGGAGGATGCGCCGTGGAAGAAGATCCAGCAGAACACGTTCACGCGCTGGTGCAACGAGCACCTCAAGTGCGTCAACAAGAGCATCGGGAACCTGCAGCACGACCTGGGCGACGGGCTGCGGCTCATCGCGCTGCTCGAGGTGCTCAGCCAGAAGCGCATGTACCGCAAGTACCACCAGCGGCCCACCTTCAGCCAGATGAAGCTCGAGAACGTCTCAGTGGCGCTGGAGTTCCTGGAGAGGGAGAGGATCAAACTGGTGTCCATTGGTGAGTTCTTTTAA